A stretch of the Agromyces larvae genome encodes the following:
- a CDS encoding carbohydrate ABC transporter permease has translation MTTVTPEPIPAERVDVVSPERPARPGRGGRHRSRLGEAGIGSRPGFLTYGLLAAFVIGGAYPLWWSFVVGSGTNATRGETLPLLPGGNFLTNAQKVLDAIPFWLALWNSVLISSIITISVVTFSTLAGYAFAKLRFRGRDGLMVFVIATMAIPTQLGIIPLFMVMKELGWTGTIGAVIVPMLVTAFGVFFMRQYLVDVIPDELIEAARMDGASQIRTFFHVALPAARPAMAILGLFTFMTAWTDYLWPLIVLSPSNPTLQTALSQLQSGFYIDYSIVLTGAVMATIPLLILFIVAGKQLISGIMAGAVKG, from the coding sequence ATGACCACCGTCACCCCCGAGCCGATCCCCGCCGAACGCGTCGACGTCGTCTCGCCCGAGCGACCCGCGCGCCCCGGCCGCGGCGGCCGACACCGCTCGCGCCTCGGCGAGGCCGGCATCGGCAGCCGCCCCGGATTCCTGACCTACGGGCTGCTCGCGGCCTTCGTCATCGGCGGCGCCTACCCGCTGTGGTGGTCGTTCGTCGTCGGCAGCGGCACCAACGCCACCCGCGGCGAAACGCTGCCGCTCCTGCCCGGCGGCAACTTCCTGACCAACGCGCAGAAGGTGCTCGACGCCATCCCGTTCTGGCTGGCGCTGTGGAACTCCGTGCTCATCTCGTCGATCATCACGATCTCGGTCGTGACGTTCTCGACCCTCGCGGGCTACGCGTTCGCCAAGCTCCGCTTCCGCGGTCGCGACGGCCTCATGGTGTTCGTCATCGCCACCATGGCGATCCCGACCCAGCTCGGCATCATCCCGCTGTTCATGGTGATGAAAGAGCTCGGCTGGACCGGCACGATCGGCGCGGTCATCGTGCCCATGCTGGTGACGGCGTTCGGCGTGTTCTTCATGCGGCAGTACCTGGTCGACGTCATCCCCGACGAGCTCATCGAGGCGGCGCGCATGGACGGCGCCAGCCAGATCCGCACGTTCTTCCACGTCGCACTGCCGGCCGCCCGGCCCGCGATGGCGATCCTCGGCCTCTTCACGTTCATGACGGCCTGGACCGACTACCTCTGGCCGCTCATCGTGCTGAGCCCGTCGAACCCCACCCTGCAGACGGCGCTCAGCCAGCTGCAGTCGGGCTTCTACATCGACTACTCGATCGTGCTCACCGGCGCGGTCATGGCGACCATCCCGCTGCTCATCCTGTTCATCGTGGCGGGCAAGCAGCTCATCTCCGGAATCATGGCAGGAGCAGTGAAGGGTTGA
- a CDS encoding carbohydrate ABC transporter permease encodes MTTTLRPDTSAPPAAPTRRRIRSALTPRQRLSRFDQKASPYFYVSPFFILFALVGLFPLAYTFIVSLHEWDLLTGQGPFVGFDNFVAILNDRFFWNSIFNTVSIFLLSAIPQLIVALLCAYLLDQGLRAKTFWRMSILLPYVVTPVAVALIFSSVFNEADGLVNNLLNLVGIPDQEWKHNTFLSHIAIATMVNWRWTGYNTLILLAAMQAVPKDLYESAAIDGAGAVRRFFSITIPSIRPTLIFVVITATIGGLQIFTEPRLFDVSNAGGIGGSDRQFQTTVLFMWELAFFRRDFGEAAAVAWLLFLLIVAVGLINFLISRRVAASGTTRTRRPKGAKR; translated from the coding sequence ATGACCACCACCCTCCGGCCGGATACTTCAGCCCCGCCCGCGGCGCCGACGCGCCGACGGATCCGGAGCGCACTCACCCCGCGTCAGCGCCTCAGCCGCTTCGACCAGAAGGCGAGCCCGTACTTCTACGTCTCGCCGTTCTTCATCCTCTTCGCCCTCGTCGGCCTCTTCCCCCTCGCCTACACGTTCATCGTGTCGCTGCACGAGTGGGACCTGCTCACCGGGCAGGGGCCGTTCGTCGGATTCGACAACTTCGTCGCCATCCTCAACGACCGCTTCTTCTGGAACTCGATCTTCAACACGGTGAGCATCTTCCTGCTCTCCGCGATCCCCCAGCTGATCGTCGCGCTGCTCTGCGCCTACCTGCTCGACCAGGGGCTGCGGGCCAAGACGTTCTGGCGCATGAGCATCCTGCTGCCCTACGTCGTCACGCCGGTCGCCGTCGCGCTCATCTTCTCCAGCGTGTTCAACGAGGCCGACGGTCTCGTGAACAACCTCCTCAACCTCGTCGGCATCCCCGATCAGGAGTGGAAGCACAACACCTTCCTCTCGCACATCGCGATCGCGACCATGGTGAACTGGCGGTGGACCGGCTACAACACGCTGATCCTCCTGGCCGCCATGCAGGCCGTGCCGAAGGACCTCTACGAGTCCGCCGCGATCGACGGGGCCGGCGCGGTACGCCGCTTCTTCTCGATCACGATCCCGAGCATCCGCCCGACGCTCATCTTCGTGGTCATCACCGCGACCATCGGCGGTCTGCAGATCTTCACCGAACCGCGCCTGTTCGACGTGTCGAACGCGGGCGGCATCGGCGGCAGCGACCGGCAATTCCAGACCACCGTGCTGTTCATGTGGGAGCTCGCGTTCTTCCGTCGCGACTTCGGCGAGGCGGCGGCGGTCGCCTGGCTCCTGTTCCTGCTGATCGTCGCGGTCGGCCTGATCAACTTCCTCATCTCGCGCCGTGTGGCCGCCTCCGGCACCACGCGCACTCGCCGCCCGAAGGGAGCGAAGCGATGA
- a CDS encoding ABC transporter substrate-binding protein, translated as MKLSRRTRAVAAVAGAASIALLATACSNGSGEEGGDGEEVTLTITTFGTFGYDDLYKEYEAANPGVKIEATNIDTGGNARTDAFTKIAAGSGLSDIVAVEEGWIGAIMEVSDQFVDLRDYGIEDRKTDWVDWKYEGGTDPEGRVIGYGTDIGPTGICYNGPLFEAAGLPSDRESVAELLEGDWQHYFEIGKQYKAATGKAWYDQSSFVWNSMVNQLPEGYYTRDGELNIEGNAELEERWGWISDAITSGLSAADARWDWNGGKSFVDGNFATFVCPGWMLGVVQSNTEAGGGDASTGWDFADVFPGGQGNWGGAWLSIPETSKHKEEAAKLADWLTQPEQQVKQSKAAGNFPSTIKAQETLAAEATPNEFFNDAPTGAILAARAQGVVAQFKGPDDSVIQENAFQVALDAFDRGEATSEEAWNQALELVNELVG; from the coding sequence GTGAAGCTTTCACGACGCACCCGGGCTGTCGCCGCCGTCGCCGGCGCGGCATCCATCGCCCTCCTTGCGACCGCCTGCTCGAACGGCAGCGGCGAGGAAGGCGGTGATGGTGAGGAAGTGACCCTCACCATCACCACGTTCGGCACCTTCGGATACGACGACCTCTACAAGGAGTACGAGGCCGCCAACCCCGGGGTGAAGATCGAGGCGACGAACATCGACACCGGCGGCAACGCCCGCACCGACGCGTTCACGAAGATCGCCGCCGGCAGCGGCCTCAGCGACATCGTCGCGGTCGAAGAGGGCTGGATCGGCGCCATCATGGAGGTCTCCGACCAGTTCGTCGACCTGCGCGACTACGGCATCGAGGACCGCAAGACCGACTGGGTCGACTGGAAGTACGAGGGGGGCACCGACCCCGAGGGCCGCGTCATCGGCTACGGCACCGACATCGGCCCGACCGGCATCTGCTACAACGGCCCGCTGTTCGAGGCCGCAGGCCTCCCGAGCGACCGCGAGAGCGTCGCCGAACTGCTCGAGGGCGACTGGCAGCACTACTTCGAAATCGGCAAGCAGTACAAGGCCGCCACCGGCAAGGCCTGGTACGACCAGTCGAGCTTCGTGTGGAACTCGATGGTGAACCAGCTTCCCGAGGGCTACTACACCCGTGACGGCGAGCTGAACATCGAGGGCAACGCCGAGCTCGAAGAGCGCTGGGGCTGGATCTCCGACGCCATCACGAGCGGCCTGTCCGCGGCCGACGCGCGCTGGGACTGGAACGGCGGCAAGTCGTTCGTCGACGGCAACTTCGCCACGTTCGTCTGCCCGGGCTGGATGCTCGGCGTCGTGCAGTCGAACACCGAGGCCGGCGGCGGCGACGCCTCGACCGGTTGGGACTTCGCCGACGTCTTCCCCGGTGGTCAGGGCAACTGGGGTGGCGCGTGGCTCTCGATCCCCGAGACCAGCAAGCACAAGGAAGAGGCCGCGAAGCTCGCCGACTGGCTGACCCAGCCCGAGCAGCAGGTCAAGCAGTCCAAGGCCGCGGGCAACTTCCCGAGCACCATCAAGGCGCAGGAGACCCTCGCCGCCGAGGCGACGCCGAACGAGTTCTTCAACGACGCGCCCACCGGTGCGATCCTCGCCGCGCGCGCCCAGGGTGTGGTCGCCCAGTTCAAGGGTCCCGACGACTCGGTGATCCAGGAGAACGCCTTCCAGGTCGCGCTCGACGCGTTCGACCGCGGTGAGGCGACCTCCGAGGAGGCCTGGAACCAGGCACTCGAGCTCGTCAACGAACTGGTCGGTTAG
- a CDS encoding M15 family metallopeptidase, whose amino-acid sequence MSDPREAPSEPVQRRRMIVALSLTAALVAVAAVVVGAVTGAEGGESAEATTRSTPNSADPSSVPSGEATASATPRPAPSAAPAATPVGFDKTARSLDDPMSIWVVVNRDRPLNPEDFVPPDLVSVPVAHSWEPELRQEASDAVVAMFQAAANEAGFFLASNSAYRSYSTQVDLYGDGSDPTTAPPGRSEHQTGLGIDIGTERGCTFECMEDSAEGQWLRDNAYRFGFLLRYPADKVDVTGYPHEAWHYRYIGVDLATEMHNTGSTTLEEFFGLPAAPQR is encoded by the coding sequence ATGTCCGATCCCCGCGAAGCTCCGAGCGAGCCGGTGCAGCGACGGCGCATGATCGTCGCGCTCTCGCTCACCGCGGCCCTGGTCGCGGTCGCGGCGGTCGTCGTCGGCGCGGTGACGGGCGCCGAAGGCGGCGAATCGGCCGAGGCGACGACCCGTTCGACGCCGAACTCCGCCGACCCGAGCAGCGTGCCGAGCGGGGAGGCGACCGCGTCGGCGACCCCTCGCCCGGCACCGAGCGCGGCCCCGGCGGCGACGCCCGTGGGGTTCGACAAGACGGCCAGATCGCTCGACGATCCGATGAGCATCTGGGTGGTCGTGAACCGCGATCGGCCGCTGAACCCCGAGGACTTCGTGCCGCCCGACCTGGTCTCGGTGCCGGTGGCACACAGCTGGGAGCCCGAACTCCGGCAGGAGGCATCCGACGCCGTGGTCGCGATGTTCCAGGCCGCCGCGAACGAAGCCGGCTTCTTCCTGGCATCCAACAGCGCCTACCGCAGCTACTCCACGCAGGTCGATCTCTACGGCGACGGCAGCGACCCCACGACCGCGCCGCCCGGCCGCAGTGAGCACCAGACCGGCCTGGGCATCGACATCGGCACCGAACGCGGCTGCACATTCGAGTGCATGGAGGACAGCGCCGAGGGCCAGTGGCTGCGCGACAACGCGTACCGGTTCGGGTTCCTATTGCGGTACCCCGCCGACAAGGTCGACGTCACCGGATACCCGCACGAGGCCTGGCACTACCGGTACATCGGCGTCGACCTCGCGACCGAGATGCACAACACCGGTTCCACCACGCTCGAGGAGTTCTTCGGGCTGCCGGCCGCGCCGCAGCGATGA
- a CDS encoding MFS transporter codes for MPRRGLSLAVLIVNQLLAGVGVASGIAVAALLVESLTGTAILAGLSQTSSVLGAGLAAVPLARLAVARGRHVALACGYALAVVGAGLVIGAAVSGLVVLAFVGLAAFGAGTAAGLQARFAAAEVAAPGFEARSLSLVLWATTIGSVAGPNLADAGDVLGQALGLPPLVGPFLVSGAVFALSTLLVSTLLRLPPPGTLAADAQPEASALPAAPLVGDARDRSAAGEAATSDPDGVGEAEPEPEPAPEPSPGAWRALRIAVRDPQALLALLAIVCSHTIMVGVMVMTPVHLHAHGASLAIVGLVLSIHILGMYGASPVMGWLVDRVGAAGVIAAGGIILFVATVIGILAPADDLLLVPVALGLLGLGWSAGLIGGSALLTRAVAPTLRVPLQGASDAAMNFSAAIASAFSGVLLGFGGFAAVNVAALLVLVPLAIGWARALMSRRAAAPRESHGAS; via the coding sequence ATGCCCCGACGCGGTCTCTCGCTCGCCGTCCTGATCGTCAACCAACTCCTCGCCGGTGTGGGCGTGGCCAGCGGCATCGCGGTCGCGGCGCTGCTCGTCGAGAGCCTCACCGGCACGGCGATCCTCGCCGGGCTGAGCCAGACGAGCTCGGTGCTCGGCGCCGGGCTGGCCGCCGTGCCGCTCGCCCGGCTCGCCGTCGCACGCGGCCGGCACGTCGCGCTCGCCTGCGGGTACGCGCTCGCGGTCGTCGGAGCCGGGCTCGTCATCGGCGCCGCGGTGAGCGGGCTCGTGGTGCTCGCATTCGTCGGGCTCGCGGCGTTCGGCGCCGGCACCGCGGCCGGGCTGCAGGCGCGGTTCGCCGCGGCCGAGGTCGCCGCGCCGGGCTTCGAGGCGCGGTCGCTGTCGCTCGTGCTGTGGGCCACCACGATCGGGTCCGTCGCCGGGCCGAACCTCGCCGACGCCGGGGACGTGCTCGGGCAGGCGCTCGGGCTGCCGCCGCTCGTCGGTCCCTTCCTCGTGTCGGGCGCGGTGTTCGCGCTCTCGACGCTGCTCGTCTCCACTCTGCTCCGGCTGCCGCCACCCGGAACCCTCGCCGCTGACGCGCAGCCCGAGGCATCCGCCCTTCCCGCCGCTCCTCTCGTCGGGGACGCTCGTGATCGCTCCGCGGCCGGGGAAGCGGCGACCAGCGACCCCGACGGGGTGGGGGAGGCCGAGCCTGAGCCCGAGCCCGCGCCCGAGCCGTCGCCGGGCGCGTGGCGGGCGCTGCGGATCGCGGTGCGGGATCCGCAGGCACTGCTCGCGCTGCTCGCGATCGTCTGCTCGCACACGATCATGGTCGGCGTGATGGTGATGACGCCCGTGCACCTGCACGCGCACGGCGCATCGCTCGCAATCGTGGGGCTCGTGCTCAGCATCCACATCCTCGGCATGTACGGCGCGAGCCCGGTGATGGGATGGCTCGTCGACCGAGTCGGCGCGGCCGGGGTCATCGCGGCCGGCGGCATCATCCTGTTCGTCGCGACGGTGATCGGCATCCTCGCGCCCGCCGACGACCTGCTGCTCGTCCCGGTCGCGCTCGGGCTGCTCGGGCTCGGCTGGTCGGCGGGACTCATCGGCGGTTCGGCGCTGCTCACTCGGGCGGTCGCACCGACCCTGCGGGTGCCGCTGCAGGGCGCATCGGATGCCGCGATGAACTTCTCGGCGGCGATCGCCTCGGCGTTCTCGGGGGTGCTGCTCGGGTTCGGCGGATTCGCCGCGGTGAACGTGGCGGCCCTGCTCGTGCTCGTGCCCCTGGCCATCGGTTGGGCTCGGGCGCTCATGTCCCGGCGGGCCGCCGCGCCCCGGGAGTCGCACGGAGCATCCTGA
- a CDS encoding amidase domain-containing protein — translation MQPEITTPARHRSTYRPPADLPIDRDLAPEPIESDAVAASERSIDEARLDEPGIAAAADAAADAAAAAAADRASIGADAATGSDGRDGATATRVHGRHRADRRGNRRAAASGLVRRLSAATAAAALLSVSVLGVAASDRGAVAVAEADEVAPEASGDVVDTLAAPAAEPEEPPAITGSLSTTQAPFTGGTEVSVDGEHLDEVASVTVGGVPATIVAADDHHLTFAVPATAPTALGTVEVALADDEGEPVGIEVPSAPATVGTPTVIENAAAPAAVFTSAAASGATGTSTATGAATATATSTPSTAKTKSKTAAKTATTTIVPAALTLTYTSDPRIDAQANYVLTYWHDYNRGQFMVIEGYDCANFTSQSLLQRGWQMDGSWWYDFATGASSPTWTSSTAMRDWLYTRPDLATPLDDSQRAAVKVGDIAQFDWDNSGDRDHTAVVTRVEHTDAGTKVWVGGHTKDADYWDVDTALATGGGSVSYFSLR, via the coding sequence GTGCAGCCCGAAATCACCACGCCCGCCCGCCACCGTTCGACCTATCGCCCCCCTGCCGACCTCCCGATCGACCGCGATCTCGCACCCGAGCCGATCGAGTCGGATGCCGTCGCCGCGAGCGAGCGCTCCATCGATGAAGCCCGCCTCGACGAGCCCGGCATCGCCGCCGCCGCCGATGCCGCTGCGGATGCTGCTGCTGCCGCCGCTGCCGACCGAGCGTCGATCGGGGCCGACGCGGCGACCGGCTCCGACGGACGGGACGGTGCGACCGCCACGCGGGTGCACGGCCGGCACCGGGCCGACCGCCGAGGCAACCGGCGTGCCGCGGCAAGCGGCCTGGTTCGGCGGCTCTCCGCCGCGACGGCCGCGGCCGCGCTGCTGAGCGTCAGCGTGCTCGGCGTGGCGGCGTCCGACCGGGGTGCGGTCGCCGTCGCCGAGGCGGACGAGGTTGCACCCGAGGCATCCGGCGATGTCGTCGACACGCTCGCCGCACCCGCCGCCGAACCCGAAGAACCGCCCGCGATCACGGGCAGCCTGTCGACCACCCAGGCGCCGTTCACCGGCGGCACCGAGGTCAGCGTCGACGGCGAGCACCTCGACGAGGTGGCGAGCGTGACCGTCGGCGGTGTGCCCGCCACGATCGTCGCGGCCGACGATCACCACCTGACCTTCGCCGTTCCGGCGACCGCGCCGACCGCGCTCGGCACCGTCGAGGTCGCGCTCGCCGACGACGAGGGCGAGCCCGTCGGCATCGAGGTGCCCAGCGCCCCCGCGACCGTCGGCACGCCGACCGTGATCGAGAACGCGGCCGCACCGGCGGCGGTGTTCACCTCGGCTGCGGCATCCGGCGCGACCGGGACCTCGACGGCGACCGGGGCCGCGACCGCCACGGCGACCTCGACTCCCTCGACCGCCAAGACCAAGTCCAAGACCGCGGCCAAGACGGCGACGACCACCATCGTGCCCGCCGCGCTCACCCTCACCTACACGAGCGACCCGCGCATCGACGCGCAGGCGAACTACGTGCTCACCTACTGGCACGACTACAACCGCGGCCAGTTCATGGTGATCGAAGGGTACGACTGCGCGAACTTCACCAGTCAGTCGCTGCTGCAGCGCGGATGGCAGATGGACGGCTCGTGGTGGTACGACTTCGCCACCGGAGCATCCTCGCCGACCTGGACCAGTTCGACCGCGATGCGCGACTGGCTGTACACGCGCCCCGATCTGGCGACCCCGCTGGATGACTCGCAGCGTGCCGCGGTGAAGGTCGGCGACATCGCCCAGTTCGACTGGGACAACAGCGGCGACCGCGACCACACCGCCGTCGTCACGCGCGTCGAGCACACCGATGCCGGCACGAAGGTCTGGGTCGGCGGGCACACGAAGGACGCCGACTACTGGGACGTCGACACCGCGCTCGCCACGGGCGGCGGCTCGGTCTCCTACTTCTCGCTGCGCTGA
- the pgm gene encoding phosphoglucomutase (alpha-D-glucose-1,6-bisphosphate-dependent) produces the protein MHERAGTTATADDLIDVEGLVRAYYELKPDASQPTQRVAFGTSGHRGSSLKTAFNEDHILAITQAICEYRAAQGTTGPLFIGADTHALSAPAQTTALDVLVANGVRVLVDEFDDFVPTPAVSHAILKWNNDPAKRAEGEADGIVITPSHNPPADGGFKYNPPHGGPADSDATTWIANRANELIEGGLREVNQAEPSGVETYDFRTNYVDDLANIIDLDAIKRSGIKIGADPLGGASVSYWAAIRDRYGLDLTVVNERVDPTWSFMTLDWDGKIRMDPSSPSAMASVLSHRADFDILTGNDADADRHGIVTPDGGLMNPNHYLAVAIEYLFAHRPGWRDDAAIGKTLVSSSMIDRVASSLGRRLWEVPVGFKWFVPGLIDGSVAFGGEESAGASFLRFDGTVWTTDKDGILLCLLASEIRAVTGKSPSELYRSLVERFGDPAYERTDAPASAEQKARLAKLDGDAIAATGLAGEPITAKLSRAPGNDAAVGGVKVVTEDAWFAARPSGTEDVYKIYAESFRGPEHLREVQAEAQRIVGDALGG, from the coding sequence ATGCATGAGCGAGCGGGCACCACGGCGACGGCAGACGATCTCATCGACGTCGAAGGGCTCGTCAGGGCCTATTACGAGCTGAAACCGGATGCCTCGCAGCCGACGCAGCGCGTCGCGTTCGGCACCTCGGGGCACCGGGGGTCGTCGCTGAAGACCGCGTTCAACGAAGACCACATCCTCGCCATCACCCAGGCGATCTGCGAGTACCGGGCGGCGCAGGGCACCACCGGTCCGCTGTTCATCGGCGCCGACACGCACGCGCTGAGCGCGCCCGCGCAGACCACCGCGCTCGACGTGCTCGTCGCGAACGGCGTGCGCGTGCTCGTCGACGAGTTCGACGACTTCGTTCCGACGCCGGCTGTGTCGCACGCGATCCTGAAGTGGAACAACGACCCCGCCAAGCGCGCCGAGGGCGAGGCCGACGGCATCGTCATCACGCCGTCGCACAACCCGCCCGCCGACGGCGGCTTCAAGTACAACCCGCCGCACGGCGGCCCCGCCGACTCCGATGCGACGACGTGGATCGCGAACCGCGCGAACGAGCTCATCGAGGGCGGCCTGCGCGAGGTGAACCAGGCCGAGCCGAGCGGCGTCGAGACGTACGACTTCCGCACGAACTACGTCGACGACCTGGCGAACATCATCGACCTCGACGCGATCAAACGCTCGGGCATCAAGATCGGCGCCGACCCGCTGGGCGGAGCATCCGTGTCGTACTGGGCCGCCATCCGCGACCGCTACGGGCTCGACCTGACCGTCGTGAACGAGCGCGTCGACCCGACCTGGTCGTTCATGACGCTCGACTGGGACGGCAAGATCCGCATGGACCCGTCGTCGCCGAGCGCGATGGCATCGGTGCTGTCGCATCGCGCCGACTTCGACATCCTGACCGGCAACGACGCCGACGCCGACCGGCACGGCATCGTCACGCCCGACGGCGGGCTCATGAACCCCAATCACTACCTGGCCGTCGCGATCGAGTACCTGTTCGCGCACCGGCCGGGCTGGCGCGACGATGCCGCGATCGGCAAGACCCTGGTGTCGTCGTCGATGATCGACCGGGTCGCGTCGTCGCTGGGCCGACGACTCTGGGAGGTGCCGGTCGGGTTCAAGTGGTTCGTGCCGGGGCTCATCGACGGGTCGGTCGCGTTCGGCGGCGAGGAGAGCGCGGGCGCGTCGTTCCTGCGGTTCGACGGCACGGTGTGGACGACCGACAAGGACGGCATCCTGCTGTGCCTGCTCGCCTCCGAGATCCGCGCGGTCACCGGGAAGTCGCCGTCGGAGCTGTACCGCTCGCTGGTCGAGCGGTTCGGCGACCCCGCCTACGAGCGCACGGATGCCCCGGCCTCCGCCGAGCAGAAGGCGCGCCTCGCCAAGCTCGACGGCGACGCGATCGCGGCGACCGGCCTCGCGGGTGAACCGATCACGGCGAAGCTGTCGCGCGCGCCCGGCAACGACGCGGCGGTCGGCGGGGTCAAGGTCGTGACCGAGGACGCCTGGTTCGCCGCCCGCCCGAGCGGCACCGAGGACGTCTACAAGATCTACGCCGAGTCGTTCCGCGGGCCCGAGCACCTGCGCGAGGTGCAGGCCGAGGCGCAGCGCATCGTCGGCGACGCACTCGGCGGCTGA
- a CDS encoding DIP1984 family protein, whose product MKLAEALAERADATKRVAQLRDRIVRNARYQEGETPAEDSAALLAETDDELARLERLIRRINRTNASVRLDDGRTLTDALARRDVLRLQHAIVTSAADAASGQGQGGYARQLRSELRVLAALPVAELRSRADAIARELRAIDLEIQEANWTVTLLD is encoded by the coding sequence ATGAAGCTTGCCGAGGCGCTCGCCGAGCGCGCCGACGCGACGAAGCGGGTGGCACAGCTCCGCGATCGCATCGTCCGCAACGCGCGATACCAAGAAGGCGAGACGCCGGCCGAGGATTCGGCCGCGCTCCTCGCCGAGACCGACGACGAGCTCGCACGCCTCGAGCGGCTCATCCGCCGCATCAACCGCACCAACGCGAGCGTGCGGCTCGATGACGGGCGCACGCTGACCGACGCCCTCGCGCGGCGGGATGTGCTGCGACTGCAGCACGCGATCGTGACCTCCGCGGCCGACGCCGCGTCGGGGCAGGGGCAGGGCGGGTACGCGCGCCAGCTCCGTTCCGAGTTGCGCGTGCTCGCCGCCCTGCCGGTCGCCGAGTTGCGCTCGCGTGCGGATGCGATCGCGCGCGAGCTGCGCGCGATCGATCTCGAGATCCAGGAAGCGAACTGGACGGTGACGCTGCTCGACTGA
- a CDS encoding DUF445 domain-containing protein — translation MTDASRLAAQREDASDATTDAPRLTDAARRIALRRMKALATWLLVAAAVVFAIAFALQDAYPWLGYVRAAAEGAMVGALADWFAVTALFRHPLGLPIPHTAIIPTRKDEIGRTLGDFVELEFLSDEVVLGKLRSIGLARRLGEWLRVPANAERLTGEAAAAARAVLRLLADDDVERVIDQLARRHLFAPEWGPAIGRVGAQLVAADQQRHALDAIAEQAEAWLAAHPEAFGAMVSSRLPKWVPSVVDRFVDERAHREVLGFARAVRDDPQHPARLAIDAWLAEFAERLQHDPALIARVEALKLDLLDSPRVREFAAEAWSTVRTTLESSLEDPGSELRAGLRDAVAEIGGRLATDAALQAKVDDWATDAAAHLVRTYRHDLAGVIAETVERWDPAEASAKLELQVGRDLQFIRINGTVVGALAGLAIFTVATLVHALF, via the coding sequence ATGACGGATGCCTCGCGGCTCGCCGCGCAGCGGGAGGACGCGTCGGATGCCACGACCGACGCACCCCGCCTGACCGACGCCGCCCGCCGCATCGCGCTGCGCCGCATGAAGGCGCTCGCGACCTGGCTGCTCGTCGCCGCGGCCGTCGTGTTCGCGATCGCGTTCGCCCTGCAGGACGCGTACCCGTGGCTCGGGTACGTGCGGGCGGCCGCCGAGGGGGCGATGGTCGGCGCCCTCGCGGACTGGTTCGCGGTGACCGCGCTGTTCCGGCATCCGCTGGGGCTGCCCATCCCGCACACCGCGATCATCCCGACGCGCAAGGACGAGATCGGGCGCACCCTGGGCGACTTCGTCGAGCTCGAGTTCCTCTCCGACGAGGTGGTGCTCGGCAAACTGCGGTCGATCGGGCTCGCACGCCGGCTCGGCGAGTGGCTGCGGGTGCCGGCGAACGCCGAACGGCTCACCGGCGAGGCCGCCGCGGCCGCCCGCGCGGTGCTGCGCCTGCTCGCCGACGACGACGTCGAACGCGTCATCGACCAGCTCGCCCGGCGGCACCTGTTCGCGCCCGAGTGGGGGCCGGCGATCGGCCGGGTGGGAGCGCAGCTCGTCGCGGCCGATCAGCAGCGGCACGCGCTCGACGCGATCGCCGAGCAGGCCGAGGCGTGGCTCGCCGCGCACCCCGAGGCGTTCGGGGCGATGGTGTCGAGCCGGCTGCCGAAGTGGGTGCCGTCGGTCGTCGACCGGTTCGTCGACGAGCGCGCCCACCGCGAGGTGCTCGGCTTCGCGCGCGCGGTTCGGGATGATCCGCAGCATCCGGCCCGCCTCGCGATCGATGCCTGGCTCGCCGAGTTCGCCGAGCGTCTGCAGCACGACCCTGCGCTCATCGCGCGCGTCGAGGCGCTGAAGCTCGACCTGCTCGACAGCCCGCGGGTGCGCGAGTTCGCCGCCGAGGCGTGGTCGACGGTGCGCACCACGCTCGAGTCGTCGCTCGAGGATCCCGGCAGCGAGCTGCGGGCGGGGCTGCGCGACGCGGTCGCCGAGATCGGCGGGCGGCTCGCGACGGATGCCGCGCTGCAGGCGAAGGTCGACGACTGGGCGACGGATGCCGCGGCCCACCTCGTGCGCACCTACCGCCACGACCTCGCCGGCGTGATCGCCGAGACCGTCGAGCGCTGGGATCCGGCCGAGGCGTCCGCGAAGCTCGAGTTGCAGGTCGGCCGCGACCTGCAGTTCATCCGCATCAACGGCACGGTCGTCGGCGCGCTTGCGGGCCTCGCGATCTTCACCGTCGCGACCCTGGTGCACGCCCTCTTCTGA